In a single window of the Mesoplodon densirostris isolate mMesDen1 chromosome 18, mMesDen1 primary haplotype, whole genome shotgun sequence genome:
- the NAGLU gene encoding alpha-N-acetylglucosaminidase has protein sequence MEAVAVVAALGFLLLTAAGGSAGDEAREAAAVRELLARLLGPGPAAAFSVSVERALAAESGLDTYRLSGGGVGARVRVLGSTGVAAAAGLHRYLRDFCGCHVAWSGSQLLLPQPLPAVPEELTEATPNRYRYYQNVCTQSYSFVWWDWARWEQEIDWMALNGINLALAWSGQEAIWQRVYLALGLTQTEIDEYFTGPAFLAWGRMGNLHTWSGPLPPSWHLKQLYLQHRILDRMRSFGMIPVLPAFAGHVPKALTRVFPQVNITQMGRWGHFNCSYSCSFLLAAEDPLFPMVGSLFLRELTKEFGTDHIYGADTFNEMQPPSSEPSYLAAATAAVYQAMIAVDPDAVWLLQGWLFQHQPEFWGPAQVGAVLRAVPHGRLLVLDLFAESQPVYIRTASFQGQPFIWCMLHNFGGNHGLFGALESVNRGPTAARLFPNSTMVGTGMAPEGIGQNEVAYALMAELGWRKDPVADLGAWVTGFAARRYGVSHGDAEAAWRLLLRSVYNCSGEGCSGHNRSPLVRRPSLQMVTAVWYNRSDVLEAWRLLLTATPSLATSPAFCYDLVDVTRQAVQELVSLYYEEVRTAYLNKELVPLMRAGGVLAYELLPALDKVLASDSHFLLGSWLEQARVAAVSETEARFYEQNSRYQLTLWGPEGNILDYANKQLAGLVADYYAPRWQLFMETLVESLVQGIPFQQHQFDKNAFHLEQTFVLSTKRYPSQPQGDTVDLAKKLFLKFYPRWVAGAL, from the exons ATGGAGGCCGTGGCGGTGGTCGCGGCTCTGGGGTTCCTGCTCCTGACCGCGGCGGGGGGCTCGGCCGGGGACGAGGCCCGGGAGGCGGCGGCCGTGAGGGAGCTGCTGGCCCGGCTTCTGGGACCCGGGCCGGCGGCCGCCTTCTCTGTGTCGGTGGAGCGCGCCCTGGCGGCCGAGTCCGGCCTGGACACCTACCGCCTGAGTGGCGGCGGCGTCGGGGCGCGGGTGCGGGTGCTCGGCTCCACGGGCgtggccgccgccgcggggctgCACCGCTACCTGCGCGACTTCTGCGGCTGCCACGTGGCCTGGTCGGGCTCTCAGCTGCTCTTGCCGCAGCCGCTGCCCGCGGTGCCGGAGGAACTGACCGAGGCCACGCCCAACAG GTACCGCTATTACCAGAACGTGTGCACACAAAGCTACTCCTTCGTGTGGTGGGACTGGGCCCGTTGGGAGCAGGAGATTGACTGGATGGCGCTGAACGGCATCAACCTGGCGCTGGCCTGGAGCGGCCAGGAGGCCATCTGGCAGCGG gtGTATCTGGCCTTGGGCCTGACCCAGACGGAGATCGATGAGTACTTCACTGGTCCTGCCTTCCTGGCCTGGGGGCGCATGGGCAACCTGCACACCTGGAGtggccccctgcccccctcctggCACCTCAAGCAGCTTTACCTGCAG CATCGGATCCTTGACCGGATGCGCTCGTTTGGCATGATCCCCGTGTTGCCAGCGTTCGCAGGGCATGTCCCCAAGGCTCTCACAAG GGTGTTCCCTCAGGTCAATATCACCCAGATGGGCAGGTGGGGACATTTCAACTGCTCCTACTCCTGCTCCTTCCTCCTGGCTGCGGAAGACCCCCTATTCCCCATGGTGGGGAGCCTCTTCCTGCGGGAGCTGACCAAAGAGTTTGGCACGGATCATATCTATGGGGCCGATACTTTCAACGAGATGCAGCCACCGTCCTCGGAGCCCTCCTACCTGGCTGCAGCCACCGCCGCTGTCTACCAGGCCATGATTGCAG TGGACCCTGACGCCGTATGGCTGCTCCAAGGCTGGCTCTTCCAGCACCAGCCCGAGTTCTGGGGGCCTGCCCAGGTCGGGGCCGTGCTGCGGGCCGTGCCCCATGGCCGCCTCCTGGTTCTGGACCTGTTTGCTGAGAGCCAGCCTGTGTACATCCGCACAGCCTCCTTCCAGGGCCAGCCCTTTATCTGGTGCATGCTGCATAACTTCGGGGGCAACCACGGCTTGTTTGGGGCCCTGGAGTCTGTGAACCGAGGCCCCACAGCCGCCCGCCTCTTCCCCAACTCCACCATGGTAGGCACGGGCATGGCCCCTGAGGGCATCGGCCAGAACGAGGTGGCCTACGCCCTCATGGCTGAGCTGGGCTGGCGGAAGGACCCAGTGGCAGATTTGGGGGCCTGGGTGACGGGCTTTGCAGCCCGGCGGTACGGGGTCTCCCATGGGGACGCAGAGGCAGCGTGGAGGCTGCTTCTCAGGAGTGTCTACAACTGCTCTGGCGAGGGCTGCAGTGGACACAATCGCAGCCCGCTGGTCAGGCGGCCATCCCTACAGATGGTTACCGCTGTCTGGTACAACCGATCGGATGTACTGGAAGCGTGGCGGCTGCTGCTGACAGCCACCCCTAGCCTGGCCACCAGCCCAGCCTTCTGCTACGACCTGGTGGATGTCACTCGCCAGGCAGTCCAGGAGCTGGTCAGCTTGTACTACGAAGAGGTGAGGACCGCCTATCTGAACAAGGAGCTGGTTCCCCTGATGAGGGCAGGAGGCGTCCTGGCCTATGAGCTCCTGCCCGCGCTGGACAAGGTGCTGGCTAGTGACAGCCACTTCCTGCTGGGCAGCTGGCTGGAGCAGGCCCGGGTGGCTGCCGTCAGTGAGACTGAGGCCCGCTTCTATGAGCAGAACAGCCGCTACCAGCTGACCCTGTGGGGGCCAGAGGGCAACATCCTAGACTATGCCAACAAGCAGCTGGCGGGACTGGTGGCCGACTACTATGCCCCCCGCTGGCAGCTCTTCATGGAGACACTGGTTGAGAGCCTGGTCCAAGGCATCCCCTTCCAACAGCACCAGTTTGACAAGAATGCCTTCCATCTGGAACAGACCTTCGTCCTCAGCACAAAGAGGTATCCTAGCCAGCCCCAAGGAGACACAGTGGATCTGGCCAAGAAGCTCTTCCTCAAATTTTACCCCCGGTGGGTGGCTGGCGCCTTGTGA